The Tepidibacter aestuarii genome contains a region encoding:
- a CDS encoding DUF1836 domain-containing protein, translating to MIDENELIKLIKELCLGDKVGLEEIPDLNLYMDQVTNFIDERLSNLKRNDDDKILTKTMINNYTKQGLLMPSNNKKYSKQHIILMILVYYLKQVLSLDDIKLLFEPVLKDMSNIEDDVISLDDIYSIFLELKDNETKDFENFISSNIRCIKEKTNEIEKENQDLAQLFLIVIMLVAQANAQKRLAEKIIDVHFKNQ from the coding sequence ATGATAGATGAAAATGAATTAATTAAACTTATAAAAGAATTGTGTTTAGGCGATAAAGTGGGATTAGAAGAGATACCAGATTTAAATTTGTATATGGATCAAGTAACAAATTTTATAGATGAAAGGCTTTCTAATTTAAAAAGAAATGATGATGATAAGATATTGACTAAAACAATGATTAATAATTATACCAAACAAGGATTGTTAATGCCCTCTAATAATAAAAAATATAGCAAACAGCATATAATACTAATGATTTTAGTGTATTATTTAAAGCAAGTTCTATCTTTAGATGACATAAAACTTTTGTTTGAACCTGTACTTAAAGATATGTCTAATATCGAAGATGATGTAATATCTTTAGATGATATATATTCGATTTTTTTAGAATTAAAAGATAATGAAACAAAAGATTTCGAAAATTTCATATCTTCGAATATAAGATGTATAAAAGAAAAGACTAATGAAATAGAAAAAGAGAATCAAGATTTAGCTCAGTTATTTTTAATTGTTATAATGTTAGTTGCTCAAGCAAATGCACAAAAAAGACTTGCTGAGAAGATAATAGATGTTCATTTTAAAAATCAGTAA